A stretch of DNA from Synergistaceae bacterium:
GACCACCATCAAGGGCCCGGAAAGGCCGGATATGGTTCGGTACTCCTTAGGCAACATTTTGTTCACCCCCTTTAAACGCGGCTTCGCCGTCTGGGACGAGCTCGTTGATTTGTTCCTTGATCGTGTTTTCCAACTTGTCGATTTGGTCGATCTGCTTTTCCTCAAGATAGCGCATTCTGGCGATCTGCTCCCGCACGGAAAGGTTGAAAAGCTCGTTCATAGGCGCACCCTTTTTTAACGCGTCCATGCCCGCGTGATGGAACCGAACGATGGTCTTGAGCATCCGAAACTGCTTGTCCATGGAGGCGTAGGTGTCCACCTCGTGAAAAGCGTTCTGGTGCAAAAAATCCTCTCGCAACGACTTCGCCGTCTCCAACACCATGCGCTCCTCTTTAGAGAGCGCGTCGATGCCCACCAACCTCACCACCTCGCGAAGCTGGTCCTCCTCCTCCAGAAGGCTCATCGCCTCGACTCTCAGTCCGCTCCATTCGTTGTCGAAGCGATCATTCCAGTATTCGTCCAGGGTCTCGGTATAGAGGGAATAGCTAGAAAGCCAGTTGATGGCCGGGAAATGGCGCTGGTAAGCCAGGTTTGCGTCCAACCCCCAGAAAACCTTCGTAACTCGAAGGGTGTTCTGGGTTACGGGCTCCGACAAGTCTCCACCAGGAGGGGAAACTGCGCCGATGACACTAATAGAACCTTCTCTGTCACCCTTGCCTTTGATGACGCAGCGCCCCGCTCGCTCATAAAAAGAGGCCAAGCGGGTTCCCAGGTAGGCAGGATATCCCTCTTCGCCGGGCATTTCCTCCAGACGACCGGACATCTCGCGCAGAGCCTCGGCCCAGCGGCTGGTGGAGTCGGCCATGAGCGCCACCGAGTACCCCATGTCACGATAGTACTCGGCTAAGGTGATGGCGGTGTAGATCGACGCCTCTCGGGCGGCCACGGGCATGTTCGACGTGTTCGCG
This window harbors:
- a CDS encoding V-type ATP synthase subunit A, translating into MPNESRTEKKIQGVIERISGPLVVAKGMLGASMYDVVHIGEIGLIGEIVELKEDTASIQAYEETSGLKPGEPVICLGEPLSVELGPGIIEQFYDGIQRPLELIEKVAGSHFISRGINVPALDRAKKWKFQPRVKPGDLVEAGDILGVVQETIVVEHRIMVPNGVKGTVKSVHGGEHTVEETVAVIEDRGTLREVKMLQRWPVRAPRPVARRLPPNVPMSTGQRIVDAFFPIALGGTACVPGPFGSGKTVIQHQFAKWAQAQIVVYVGCGERGNEMTDVLLEFPELEDPQSGHPLMKRTTLIANTSNMPVAAREASIYTAITLAEYYRDMGYSVALMADSTSRWAEALREMSGRLEEMPGEEGYPAYLGTRLASFYERAGRCVIKGKGDREGSISVIGAVSPPGGDLSEPVTQNTLRVTKVFWGLDANLAYQRHFPAINWLSSYSLYTETLDEYWNDRFDNEWSGLRVEAMSLLEEEDQLREVVRLVGIDALSKEERMVLETAKSLREDFLHQNAFHEVDTYASMDKQFRMLKTIVRFHHAGMDALKKGAPMNELFNLSVREQIARMRYLEEKQIDQIDKLENTIKEQINELVPDGEAAFKGGEQNVA